cTTCTCTCTCTGCTTGACCTTGTTGCCTTTGCTCTCCTTTTCCATATAAAACAGTTCTTCTGTATGTGCCCCATTTTGTGACAATAATTGCACTCTACATTCTTGTATCTGGACTTGGACTTACTTCTGTTGTTCTCTCTACTTGCACTTCTGATTTTCTCTCTATTCCCTTTCGGTTCCTTTTTCTGACTTCTCCCCCTGTTCTCAGTAACAAGTACCTCAGAATGAGATGAAGTACCTTGTGCCTTCCTTCTCATCTCCTCATTAAGAATGCTGCCTTTTACATTTTCAAAAGAGACAACACCATCTGGGGATGAATTAGTAATTGAAACCCGAAAAGTTTCTTAAGAGTCTGGTAGAGTATTCAGTAGCCATAGCCCCAACACTTCATCATCAAACTTGATGCTCATTCCTGACAATTGATCTCGAAGCCCCTGAAAATCATTCAAGTGATCTGAAATAGAAGTGCCCTCCTTGTATCTCAAATTCATCAAGGAATTCAACAAATACAATTTATTATTCCCTGATTTAGAAGCATATATACAAAGACTCAATCTTCTGCCACAAGGATCTCTTGCATGTTCCTCACTAGCAATGTGATTGTAAACATTGTCTTCTACAAACTGCCTAATGAAACCACAAACCTGCTGATGTTCAAAATTTCATTCCTCATCAGACATATCTTCTGGCTTCTCAGTAGAAAACACATGACGATGCAACTTCTTCACAAATAACAGATCCTTCATCTTGCCCTTCCACAAGTGATAATTAGTGTCATTCAAATAGATCATCCTATTCGTATTTGCCTTCATCATTCAAACAAGTCAAACAGCCCCTTAACCaaagagctctgataccactctGATGGGAAATTCAACACAAATAACAATAGCAACTCTAACAAGCAATGCACAGCGGATAATGATTTCCCCAAACTTGCTGAATCTGTGAGGAGCAACAACAAATAATGCAGCAACTAAAAATCACAAATAAAGAGACACCAAGATTTTTTAACGTGGTAAAAACCTTCTCAATGTGAGAAGGAAAACATCCACGGGACCAAGCCAGTAATAGAGCTCCACTATTGTCAAATCAGGTTACAAGAGAGTCTTAATACACAGCACAATTCGTGCACAACAATGGCCAAGCAACTAAGCAACAAGTATGAAATAGAGAACCAAGAAAACCAGAAAAACCAGATTTTGCAGCTACTGTCCGACGCAGCTTTCTCCCAAACAAAGGAATCATCTCGCCGATCACACCGTTCAGATTGAAGAACCACGAGTCACGAACCTGCTGTCCAAATTTCAGCCCGATCAGACGGTGAACGAAGGCGTGGCGGCATATCTAAAAACGCGGCTCAGACTTTGTGCGAAaatcttttttcttctcttctctctcacttttCTCTTTGCTTCTCTTGCCAAATTAGACATCTCTCTTAACCCTAGCTGACCCCTCTCCACTTGTTTAAGTGAGACAAAGTGGGCTTACATATTTGGGCCTTTCTCCACATAGGAAGGGAGCCCAAAACCCCAACAAAATATACGGTTCAATCTATCTTAGAAACATAAACAAAATCGGTAAGTCTGGTTTCAACCTGACTACAATTTCAAACGCTATctatttctataattttttgTAGTTAGTTCAAGAAGTATATGTGTTATTAATTATGTTTGAATATTCTCATTGTATCTTGAAACTTctgtatgaaaaaaaaaaaaaaaaaaaaaaaaaaaaaaaaaaaaaaaactcaatttgAAGTTTTAGCCCTACCAGCCACAAGGATGTGTGGATTCTCCCGGAGGATACTTGTTTTAGACGGGAAAAAAACCAATACTCTACATATACAACTTATGATTTTATCAATCTAAACATATTAGTTTAAACTCTCACATGTGCATCTATAAACCCATTTTTTGTTGTACTGATGAAATTCATCAATGTAATACCTTTGATAGGTATTAGGCCCTTTATAATGAGTTGGCGATACTGAACATAACCCATAAAGCCACATGCGCTTGTGGTCCAAAACAGCACCTCTGGGATGTTCAATTCTATGGCAGCATCCAGAGTGAAGCTCATAACCCCATCAGAAACTATGCAGCTTACAGGAGGAACATCTGAGGAGGCATTACTGAATTTGGAAAGAAGGTTTTTAAAGTGAGGCAAGCAAGTTCTTCTGATGGACTCACACAAGGTATCTCTGTCCTGTGTGACATCCACATCAGTCTCAGCTGGAAGGCCATCAGGGATGGTTTCAAAGCGAAATGAAGGGAGACCATTAAGGGAATCAGGGCCTCTTGCTTTGAGAAGGCGTTTGTGGCTGTGTTCTGTGTGGACAAAAGTTACATGAAAACCTCCTTTGAAATGGAGAACCTTTGCCAGTTTCAGCATTGGATTTATGTGACCTTGTGCTGGGTATGGGATGCACACAACATGAGGCTTCTTTTTCAGTTTGTACGAAGTCGATCTCCATTCTTTTTTGCTACAAAAGAAAGAATAGGCATCTAATTCATGTTTATAGGGAAGATTGAAATGATGTAGTTTTGGTACACCAGATTTTATAGGGAAGATCGGAGCTGGCAAGTGGCGATGTTTATCAAATTTTACGAGATTGATAACAACACATCTACTTATCATATAGACAACAAATTAATTATGTTTCGTGTTGTCATATTGtaataaatcaaaatttaaGGGAGAAAATGCCAGTAAAATGGAGAGATTTGGTTGAATAGGATAAAAAGCTTTTGATGTTCCGAATTTGTGTTCTATTATCAGGTCTCATTGAGATGTGAGATCAACTAATGAGAGGATCTAAATTCGTCTCATTGATATATCAggaaccaaaagtgcaattaagtctaAATATTGCAATGTCATCAATTACGATAATTAATTGCATCAACTTTTACCGTTTGTTTCTTGTCTCATTcctttacatatttttttttcccaaattGTGTCTCAATTTTCCACCTCAACCAATAAAATTATGTCATGTATCATGTATGttcattaaaaaatacaaattctCCAAGAATTCTTTTATTAAATATAGTACAAGAATGACTGACGCGTTTCGTGACAGAATGAAACTTGACAAAACATAACGATGCATTTAGTAATTCTAACTTATTAGAACAAAACTATAGTtcaaattacatatataaccgtgcatgtttaatatttaattGAGTATTAAAAGTTGAACTCAATTGAATATTATATATACAACTCGTTTATCACTGTCAATTTCGTATCATAATcacttatattttttaaaaaaatttacttatatacttttaaaaaaaattgcttttgaaaaaaatatgattatttctttattctatttatagtgcgtttgatttatattaaaaaataattattttcagctttaaaaaaagagattaatttttagagattctggaaaaaaaaagtatacgTAGATTTGTGTTtgtctatatttattaaaatcattttttcgatcttttctctcatttacCATAGTAGATTTTCATGATAAGTTAATCAAAGTAGTGATTTCCTTTATCTATATATTTAATCAAAGTAGTTTTTTCTAATAATCTGATTTCAACTTTCtttaaatattgattttttcaaaaagctgaaacaaacattttaaaactttaaagagagagatggagaagaggTAGATTGCAAAGAGAGAAGTCAATCAATCACCCTTGTTTGGTTGTTACATCTGCTGCTGTGAAGAgaggtctctctctctctctctctctctctctctctctctctctctctctctctctctctctctctctctctctctctctctctctctctctctctctctctctctctctctctctctctctctctctctctctctctctctctctctaaattcCACAATTTTCTACGGAACCAAAATGTCTCGTATTAGGAGCCTTATGTCTTGTTTCATTCCATATTAAAAACATAACAAATACAGAATGGGACAAACATGTTCTGTTTCGTTCTTTCCCActtgtctaccaaacgctaccaaCATTCATCAATTCCATATTCACACATGTAAATATTCTCTTGTTTAGTAATTAAGGTTACAAACTTGTTGTAATTCTAAATTTGCCTTGTAaacttattatttattattagttAGTCCTTATCGAATCCATTAGATAATACACCTCTTCGTCAGACCAGCAAGCCTATAATATGGAATCTGAATCAACCCAATAAGGGGAAATCCAATCTCCTCTTCGGAAACCCAACCATTTCTATTGAAGTTTCAAGGTCCACTACAAAGGTTAGAGCTTTATGACAATTGTCGTCGTATGCTCGTGTCTCTGTGTAAAGGTGAGAATTATTTGTCCCTGATTGCAACCGTTACCATGCACCTCCGTCCCTACGAAAAGCTCAACCTAGTAAAGAAAAAGATCCTTGAAgcgaaaaaaatgtaaaaaccATGTTAACTAAGAATTTGGTCATCTAGTGCATTGAAGATGGCAAAGAGAGACATCGACGGTTCAAGAAAGGGAATGAGGAAAAGGACGTTGCACCGAGAGGAATGAGAataaagaaaggaagaggaaaGCCCAATTGTGGCCGTGTCCAACGAAGATTCGACGACCACCAAAAGGTGAGTGCATTAACCACCATTGTGTGCCTTCAACCCTTCAGGAAGGTGAGAGCTTTATCACAACTCCATTGTGTGCTTCGATCTCGCCTCAGTCTCTACAGGTCACACCATTTCCACGGTAACCGCAGTGATTGTTTCCCCCAGCGTGGAGGTCGATGAAATGGCCAACGATGGAGGAGACATAGACATGGCCAATGATGGAGGAGACACAGACATGGCCACGACAACCACGACTACTTCCTTCACGCCTCTAAGTGTCTAGAAACTTGGCGGAAATTAtctgttagagtctcacattggttagagatgtggccaagcaattgcttatatatggttgtgcaaaccttaactcttgagctagttttTTGGTTAAGTTAGGCCTCattcatggtatcagagccaatggtTGTTTAACCATGGGCCTGGGCCCCTATCTTAGATCAATTTgctgtggagacctcccatatttgggtcacccgtttcattccacgctccagatgttctaCATTGGGCGTGAGGGATGTGTTAGAGTCCTACATTGGCTAcagatgtggccaagcaattgcttatatatggttgtgcaaaccttaactcttgagctagcattcatggtatcagagccaatggtTGTTTAACCATGGGCCTGAgcccctatcctagatccatttgttgtggagacctcccatatttgggccacccgtttcattccacgatccagatgttctacactgggcgtgagggggtgtgttagagtcccacattggctacagatgtggccaagcaattgcttatatatggttgtgcaaaccttaactcttgagctagcttttgggttaagtTAGGCCTCCTTCATTATCAATCCTATGGTTCAAAACAAGTTGCATTTTTTAAGGGAAGAGTCACACAAGAGGCGACTTGATTCACCATCCCAAGTTGTCCAACACCCCATTTACCGACCTCCGCTTGTCGCCGCCGACTACCACTACTACCCTCTTATCCCCCATTTCCCTTCCACCCTTCCCCACCTCCTTCTCCACCATTTCCACAACCAGAAACGACCCAACCATCTCTTTCTATATGGGTTTCCTTTTCTCCCTCCCTCTTCCCACACCTACAAAACAAATAGAAACCCCAAAAAGATCAAACCTTTGCAACCCCTTTTTCCATAATCCAATTCAATTCCATAGCCTTACACAATTTCCCCTTTCtagatttttttgttgttgggaatttcttattttttagatCTAGTGTGTAAGGACTGAGGAACATGTCTTCTTCTACCATCCACCGTCTACCATGTTCTTCATGTTGTTTATGAATTCCAACttacccagaaaaaaaaaactattaaattcaaaatattattgTTTGTTGAATTATATGATCTTGAGATTAAATTAATGGTAAGGCTATCTAATAAAACTACGCATTCAATTGAAACTAATAAATAGATAATAGCCGGGACATTTCATTACGTGCAATTATAAAAGTATCCAATACAGCATAGTTTGTACAAAATACTCTTATTTCTTTTCCTTAAACACAATTTGAAGGCTTCCTAGATTTGAACTTTGCAGGATACAACAAATTTAGTTTGATAAATTCCTAGTTGATGAAATTGCAATAATTTAGCTCAGAAGAGAATGACCAAACAagttctcttctttcttttcttttattggtCAATAGCTTCATAATCAGATTAAGGCGTAAGCCAAGCAAAAGGCCACCAAATAACCTTGTTAGATTGGACAAGTAAACTTAAACAAAAAGAGAATACTAATAGAGAAGATCAAATAAGCTATCCATTCCAGTTCACTCCAAACCATGTGAGCTACTTTCTTTCCTAAACAcaagcaattttttttattccagtTCATCAAATAGTTAAGTTAAAACCGAATCAGAAAATGAGACCATGGCAATGGTATACTTTTATTTGACTCATTATTGATATTATATGTAAATTTGTGGCTAAGCTCAAGAATCTTAGACATGGGGAGAAGTTGGGATAAAATTTTACACTCTTATTTTGGTCTAATATTGACATTTGATCCCCATaatggaaaaacaaaaaaaaagttacaggAAATATACATGCAATGAACTCGGTACATCTAGACTATGTCAGAGATGAGCTGCAAAAGTTTTCTTAATTTACTTCCCCAAGGCATCATTCGAGATTTTGTTAAATCATCGCTTGATTAGTTAACAATGACAAGCCCTGGTCACCATCAATGGTGTTCAATTTGTATTTGTAAGTCTAAGTGCTTTATCATTGGTAAATAATCTGTGTCAAGATCATCTAATTGAAGAGTCTTCTTTTCACCTGTGAATGAAATAAAATAGCCAAAGCAAGTAGTAAGCATTAGAGCACAAAATCCAGCATATGCAATTGGCAAAAATAGACCCAAAGTTGCCAATTGTATCCAGAGCATATTAGGTACTCTTTTGttgatataaaataaatatgatttCAGCTCTGAGGATGCTGAACATAATACCAGTTTTCACACAATGGATGAATatgattttcagttttcacaGTCATTCCTAAACACATCAAGGAAATTGATTAGATATTGGATAAACATGATTATTTCAATTGGATGTGTGGGTTGTCTCGTTTTGACCAACGAGATTGACCCTTGAAGCTCATCATCTTAATTATTTAAGTTGATTTCAATTAAGAAAAGTTATTTATTGGACTTACAATCAAACCCCTAAGAAAACTGAGACTGGCACAAAGATGATATTCAATAACTAGCTAGTAATAAATTTCAAACCTAACCCTTTGAGCAAGGTTTCTTTTTTACTCTTTATTACTTACTCTCGTGACTTGGTTTAACTGGAAATTTCTCCTTCAATTCCTAACACTTAAGCGATCAATAGTGCCAATTTTTTTGAATAGATTGAGTTTGAACTTTGAGCAGTGAAACAAAGGACAAATATACTGAAAGTTGAAAATAAGTATTACAAAATGGAATACTATTTCAGCCTTTAGATCCTTTGTTTCTAAATTGAGATAAAAGAGGTGAGGAAGACATGAGGCATGAACATTAACTGTTACTTTTAACTACTATTTCTTGTAATCTCTAAACAAACCTGTCTTGATAATAGTCCAATATTATTACTTCATTTACTTCGATATACCCGGAAACAATCTCCCATAAACCCCTTTttgcaaaaaatattttttcaattacaattaatattttatattgatATTGTGTTTTATGAATATAGCCTGCCAGTCTCCTGGTCTAAACTCAAAAGCTAAAATTGCTTTGTCCAAGACTATAACCTGTTAATAAGTATATCCACCCTGATCCGCAGGATGGCCAGCTTCAAATCAAggatttcctttttctttgatAATTCAAGGATTTCCTTTTTCAACTTCCTACAAGTtcagattcttcatcttctattCATCAGTAAATATTTCGTATTAGAAGCCAAAATACGAAAAAGACACAAAGAAGAACATCCTCAAACAAGAAATAGGTAGATAGGAAATCAAAACAGCATGTTATATGACAGAGAGAATTAGAAAGCAACTTTACCAGTATTGATCTGAGCAAACTCTTGACCATTAGTGATCTAGCTTCTCCCCTGCTATTTTCCTTCTCTCCCTTGTGACACAAGTAACAAACCTACCCAGCACTGCAGAGGTCTGGAAACCCCATGTTTTGTTCTTGCTTGTCCAACATCCCTTGAGAATTTTTCTTACAAGATATATATTTAAACTTGtagaaattaaaaagaaaatggttctgGCACTGGAAAAGAGCACAGAAGTTACAGATCCAAACTACTCCATTGCAAACTGATGTTTGAGAATTCAGGGACGAGTACACTGCGTTTGAGCATTGAGAGTGTCACCACATTGGATCTGCCAGTCATTAGGAACTCACTACTATGTATTGCAAGTTTGATAGTGGTTCTTGCCAAATTAAAATGGTAGGGTTAACACCAAAGCTATGGATATTGAAAACTACCAAGGTGGCGTCAGTTCAGCATCCAAACCAGTTTGAATAGGAAAATGTCCTGTAGTCCAAAATTCCCCATTCTTGTTGGCAAAGAACTTGTTTCGATATTCATCATCCTCAGCCTCAAAGTCCAAGTCTTCAAATATATCCTCAAAACCGTCATCATAATCATCTTTAAAATTATCAATTTCAATATTGTCATCATAATCAGCGTCGCTGCCGTCACTGTTTTGATTAGTATCACTTAAGCTGCCAATATCTTTATGAGTCCTATCTTTCCTTCCCTCTTGTCTCATTCTCTTTGATTCCCTAGCCAAGTCCATCCATTTATCTTGCAATACATAAATGTCATCCTTCTCCAATAAGTTACCCTTGTCATCAAACCCTTCCACCAATAAAACTGAGTCCCTCTGCCCCTTTAAACTCACATAAAATAATTCTGGGTGCCTCACAACCATACCTCTCAACTTGTTAGGGAGGCCAAACTCCTTTCTGAAATGGCTCAAGTGGTCTATTAAAGTCCTTTTTTCAATTGTCATTCCAAGAACCTCTCTTACTATGGCACAAGATCTCTTTTCTGCCACAATTGATTCCTTGGCCACATCCTCCACACGGTCCTTGTAGGGGCACACCTCTGGCATTTCTTCAAATTTTAGCAAGAAATACTGGTGACGTCTCTTCAAATTAAGTCCCTTGCGAAGTTTCAATTGCTTGAACTTCAAAGGTCGGTCAACTATTAAACCATGAGACTGGAATGC
This is a stretch of genomic DNA from Lotus japonicus ecotype B-129 chromosome 1, LjGifu_v1.2. It encodes these proteins:
- the LOC130734198 gene encoding protein WHAT'S THIS FACTOR 1, chloroplastic produces the protein MALSLPSFCNHGTVTSLSSSFLPVTTPSSFSINRKPKIHNLKNDTVSVSCSLKTVRDGTLDRHVVMKNRIRFVQKMKTLLLSKQKHYLPLHILSKCRSYLTLSQPHSILDMIHRYPSIFELFTIPWPPTPPNATKLNHQLCVRLTPAAASLASEEMNLQSSLSTVLATKLQKLLMLSSHHRLLLSKLVHLAPDLGLPPNFRSRLCNDHPDKFKIVDTSYGRALELVSWDINLAKPLPLPSLAFQSHGLIVDRPLKFKQLKLRKGLNLKRRHQYFLLKFEEMPEVCPYKDRVEDVAKESIVAEKRSCAIVREVLGMTIEKRTLIDHLSHFRKEFGLPNKLRGMVVRHPELFYVSLKGQRDSVLLVEGFDDKGNLLEKDDIYVLQDKWMDLARESKRMRQEGRKDRTHKDIGSLSDTNQNSDGSDADYDDNIEIDNFKDDYDDGFEDIFEDLDFEAEDDEYRNKFFANKNGEFWTTGHFPIQTGLDAELTPPW
- the LOC130734197 gene encoding 7-deoxyloganetin glucosyltransferase-like — encoded protein: MISRCVVINLVKFDKHRHLPAPIFPIKSGVPKLHHFNLPYKHELDAYSFFCSKKEWRSTSYKLKKKPHVVCIPYPAQGHINPMLKLAKVLHFKGGFHVTFVHTEHSHKRLLKARGPDSLNGLPSFRFETIPDGLPAETDVDVTQDRDTLCESIRRTCLPHFKNLLSKFSNASSDVPPVSCIVSDGVMSFTLDAAIELNIPEVLFWTTSACGFMGYVQYRQLIIKGLIPIKGITLMNFISTTKNGFIDAHVRV